A window of Dromiciops gliroides isolate mDroGli1 chromosome X, mDroGli1.pri, whole genome shotgun sequence contains these coding sequences:
- the UBE2A gene encoding ubiquitin-conjugating enzyme E2 A isoform X1: protein MVQPQCFCGSALEQEPPPQPPPPPAAAAAAAARPLVYAPPLSPQQSATCPPRLGGASCGTSSGCKRTPLPGSAEPRRRTTLWCGTRSFSGTFKLTIEFTEEYPNKPPTVRFVSKMFHPNVYADGSICLDILQNRWSPTYDVSSILTSIQSLLDEPNPNSPANSQAAQLYQENKREYEKRVSAIVEQSWRDC from the exons ATGGTACAGCCCCAGTGTTTCTGTGGGAGCGCCCTAGAGCAGGAG CCGCCGcctcagcctcctcctcctcctgctgctgccgccgctgctgctgcccgGCCGCTGGTCTATGCCCCACCCCTGAGCCCGCAGCAGTCCGCGACATGTCCACCCCGGCTCGGCGGCGCCTCATGCGGGACTTCAAGCG GCTGCAAGAGGACCCCCCTGCCGGGGTCAGCGGAGCCCCGTCGGAGAACAACATTATGGTGTGGAACGCGGTCATTTTCGG GCACATTTAAACTTACAATAGAATTCACAGAAGAATATCCAAACAAACCACCTACAGTAAGATTTGTCTCTAAAATGTTTCATCCCAATG TCTATGCAGATGGGAGTATATGCCTGGATATACTTCAGAATCGTTGGAGTCCAACCTACGATGTTTCCTCCATTTTGACATCCATACAG tCATTATTGGATGAGCCTAATCCCAACAGTCCAGCAAACAGCCAGGCCGCTCAGCTATACCAGGAGAACAAGCGGGAATATGAAAAACGAGTTTCTGCAATAGTAGAACAGAGCTGGCGTGATTGTTGA
- the UBE2A gene encoding ubiquitin-conjugating enzyme E2 A isoform X2, whose translation MSTPARRRLMRDFKRLQEDPPAGVSGAPSENNIMVWNAVIFGPEGTPFEDGTFKLTIEFTEEYPNKPPTVRFVSKMFHPNVYADGSICLDILQNRWSPTYDVSSILTSIQSLLDEPNPNSPANSQAAQLYQENKREYEKRVSAIVEQSWRDC comes from the exons ATGTCCACCCCGGCTCGGCGGCGCCTCATGCGGGACTTCAAGCG GCTGCAAGAGGACCCCCCTGCCGGGGTCAGCGGAGCCCCGTCGGAGAACAACATTATGGTGTGGAACGCGGTCATTTTCGG GCCCGAGGGGACCCCGTTCGAAGATG GCACATTTAAACTTACAATAGAATTCACAGAAGAATATCCAAACAAACCACCTACAGTAAGATTTGTCTCTAAAATGTTTCATCCCAATG TCTATGCAGATGGGAGTATATGCCTGGATATACTTCAGAATCGTTGGAGTCCAACCTACGATGTTTCCTCCATTTTGACATCCATACAG tCATTATTGGATGAGCCTAATCCCAACAGTCCAGCAAACAGCCAGGCCGCTCAGCTATACCAGGAGAACAAGCGGGAATATGAAAAACGAGTTTCTGCAATAGTAGAACAGAGCTGGCGTGATTGTTGA